The nucleotide sequence ACTAAGTTCCTTGGTGTAAGAAGAGGCAAATGTGGTGTTTATTTCTGCAGCTACTTTTTGGTAAAGCTCACCCACCCGCTTTTTATCAAGCTTGCCCAAAAAGCGCATTAGCAGCCAACCTCCGATACCCCAGGTCATGCCATACGCACGATTTAAAATGGTGGGAGAAAAGTCTAAACCACCGTAAATATACACCTGTTTATTGCTATCAGAGCCGTACGTATTAAAACCCTTGGCATCTTTACTGCCAGATGCTTCCATCATCGTGAGAATATCGCTAACAAGCTCGCCACCGCCGATGGCGTCAAAAGCTAACGTTGCACCTGTTTTATCAATGGCTTGGTAAAGTTCAGCTTTAAAATTCTCACTGCTAGAATCAAGCACAATTTTGGCGCCAATTTCTTTAAGCATATCCACCTGCTTTTGGCTGCGCACAATGTTCACTAACTCCACACCCTCATCTAAGCAAATCTTATTCAGCATTTGGCCTAAGTTAGACGCTGCGGCGGTATGTACTAATGCTTTGTGACCTTCCATTCGCATGGTCTCTACCATACCAAGTGCTGTTAGTGGATTAACAAATGAAGACGCTGCTTGCTGAGCAGTAGTACCTTCCCTATGCGGCAAACAAACTTGCACGGGAACACATGCGTATTCGGTGTAAGCTGCTCCCGTAAGAATAGATACGGTTTTTCCCATCAACGCTTGCGCTTCTGAGCTGTCGCCAGCGGCAACTACGGTTCCAGCACCTTCATTGCCGATAGGTAACGTTTGATCAAGACGTGATTTAATACGAGCTAGCAATGGCTTATGAACTGGCGCAATAAGCGCACCCTTATCAGCGTTAAACGACGCCTTATCTAAACTAGCGGGGCCAAACATTGGCCACATATCAGAAGGATTAATCGGTGAGGCCTCCATACGAACAATAACTTCGTGGGGCTTAGGCTCTGGTACATCAACCTCTTTAAGAGATACTTGCAACTCGCCTTCTGAGGTAATAAGCGTAAAAAGTTGTTTTGATTTATTCATATCGGTGTTTCCCGCCCTAGTGATAAAACGCTAAATATATTCTTAAGCTAACACGACACCACTATCAGCAATATTTATATTGCGAATATATATGAGTTCCAATGATTTATAATTAAGGCGCTGAGTTAATGGGGTCAGAGTACTTTTCTCACGAGCGTACGCGGCATCTTTTTCTTCCAGCTCTTTCTCACTGTCTATTAGACCAGTTTTAGCGGGTACAGGGTTGTAGATAGTTTTTAAATTGCCCATCTTAGTAAAAAGAAAACTCAAAAAGTAACTCATAAAGGTATGGCTCGTAAACATCGACTAGGCCCCGCTGGCTTTGCACAGCATGTCATTCAACGAGGAAATAATCGCTCTATATGCTTTGCCGATGAAACCGACTACATTGCATACGCCCATTGGTTAAAGAAGTTTTCGCTGCAATTTGACGTAGCTATTCACGCATGGGTTTTAATGACTAATCATGTGCATTTACTTTGCACGCCTAACTCAGATAATCGTGGTGTCAGCGCGATGATGCAATCATTAGGGCGAATGTATGTAAGGTACTTCAACCATAAGTACAACCGCACCGGCACGTTATGGGAAGGGAGATTTAATTCTAGCTTGGTGAGCAGTGAAGAATATCTGCTTGCGGTTTACCGGTACATTGAACTTAACCCCGTGAGAGCCAATATGGTTTTATCACCAGCAGAATATAAATGGTCAAGCTATCGGATAAATGCATTGGGTATTAAATCAATGCTATGCAGCCCGCACCCTGTTTACTTATCATTGGGGAAAACTGACTTTCGGCGATTAAAAGCTTACCGAACTCTGTTCAAAAACGACGTACCGCAATCGGTCATAGATAAAATTCAAACCAGCTCACGAAAAGAGTTAGCTTTAGGAAGTAAAAAATTCAAACACCACATAGAACAGCTAACTGGCAGTACATTAAAAAATGAAACACTCGGCCGACCCGCTAGCAATAATAGAATAGCTAAAACTTAAATATTCAGGTGCTCAATAATGTACTCTGACCCCATTATTTTTATTCAAACATTGAGAGGAAAGCGTGTAACGATGACATCACCCCATTCACAATTGCTTCAAAATTTATTCGGTTTTACTGCTTTCCGACAAGGCCAACAAGAGGTTGTTGAAGGCCTACTCAACGCACGTTCTACACTAGCGATATTTCCCACTGGCTCTGGAAAGTCGTTGTGCTATCAATATGTTGCTACCCAGCTCCCCCACTTAACTTTGGTCATTTCACCTTTATTGGCCTTGATGAAAGACCAGCTTTCGTTTTTACACAGCAAAGGTATTGCAGCGGCCAGCATCGATTCAACTTTAACTGCTGAGCAAAATAAGCAAGTGATGAATGACGTGCGTTCTGGGCGCTGCAAAATTTTAATGGTGTCGGTAGAACGCTTTAAAAACGAGCGTTTTAGACAGTTTATAGAATCGGTTCAAGTGAGCATGTTAGTGGTAGACGAAGCACACTGCATTTCTGAATGGGGCCACAACTTTCGACCCGACTATTTAAAGCTACCGGCCTATCAAAAAGAACTGAACATTCCCTTAGTATTATTGCTAACGGCTACTGCCACGCAAAAAGTAAAGTTAGATATGGCCAGCCGTTTTAATATTGCTCAAGAAAATATTATCCAAACAGGGTTTTATAGACCTAACCTCAATTTAAATGTGTTACCTGTAGCAGGTATCAATAGAAACAAAGTATTGCTAGAAGAATTACAACGACAGCAAGGCGCGGGTATTGTGTATGTCACCCTTCAAAACACCGCGCAAGAAGTTGCGCAATACCTACAACAGAATGGGTACGCCGCACAAGCTTACCACGCAGGTCTACACAATGATGTTAGGCAAAGTATTCAGCAAGATTTTATGGAAAATAGGCTGCAAGTTGTTGTGGCTACCATCGCGTTTGGTATGGGCATAGACAAGTCTGACATTCGCTTTGTTATACATTACGATTTGCCAAAGTCTATCGAGAACTACAGCCAAGAAATCGGTCGAGGCGGGCGAGATGGAGGAACAGCCAACTGCACAGTGCTGGCAAACTTAGACGGTTTGGTGACCATTGAAAATTTTGTGTATGGCGACACACCCGATAAAAGCGCCATTCGGCGGGTGATAGATGATATTTCAGCGCAAGCGCCTGTGCACTTACAAGCTGCTAATATCAAATCTCCCCCTACCCCAACAAGTAGCAGCGTTTACCAGTGGGAAACGCAAATTAACAGCTTATCGAGTATAAGCAACATTCGGCAGTTACCCTTAAAAACTTTATTGGTACAGTTAGAGTTAGCCAACGTTATTCGCCCCCTGTACGCCTACTTTGCCGAATATAAATTCCGTTTCAATACGGAGCAAGTAGACATCCTTAATTTATTTTCTAAAGAACGAAGAGAATTCTTAGAAGCAGTTTTTACTCATTCAAATATGAAAAAAGTATGGGGAGTAGTAAATTTCGATAGCATCTACGCACAATATGGGGCGGAGCGCTCGAGAGTTGTGGCTGCACTAGAGTATTTACACGAGCATAATCATATTGAGCTAGCGTCTCGCTTAATTACCGATGTGTACAGTGTTGACTATTCACTACTTCAACAAAGTGAATTAGCCGACAAATTGGCGCGCTATTTTGCTGAAAATGAACAAAAAGAGGTTGAGCGAATTGCCGCGCTAGTTCAGTTTTTTGAACAAGATAGTTGTTTAAATTTCAACTTATCAGCCTATTTCGATGATAACCAAGCGCCACGTAAATGCGGCCATTGCAGCGTTTGCGAAGGCAAAGTCGCAAAACTTAGCTATTCAAGCCCCATACCAACACCAGAGAGAGAACAAGTATCTGCAGCAATGGCAGCACTAAGAGCACACCTAGAGGGAAAATTTAATGACCCAATCACGATATCCATCTATTGCCGATTTTTAACCGCCATGACCATGCCTCTCTTTACTCGATTGAAAGTGAAGCAAGTTAAGGGCTACGGAAGTTGTGAACACTGCCGTTATGCAGATGTGAAGCAACTAGTTAGCGAGCTAATCTAGAAATAATGGAGTCAGAGTACTTTTTAATTTACTCTGACCCCATTTTTTGCCCTCATTTTTGGCGTGCCATCAATTCCCTTCTAAGGCACTTAAGATGAGTTGTGCACTTTCTTCAGGTGCATCAAGCCATGGCAAGTGACTGGCATTTTTTATTACATGAACCGTGGCATTATTCATTTTCGATGCTAAATATTCAGCATTTTCTATCGTATCCCAAACATCTTTATCACCAACAATAAAGGTCACGTGATGGGGCAGGTTAAACAATGTATTTTGAATAAGAAACGCCTCATTGAACCCGCCAAACTCCACGCAGTTTTCAAGCAGTGAATTAAATGAGCGAGCACTTCCGGGAATAAGTTGAGCATTCACATCATTTTGCCAATAGATATCAGGTAATTGCTCTGGTTTATGCACCAGCATCATGCCGTGAAAATCCTTACTTCCCTTTATTGTCGGCTCGCCAATTAGCTTTAACAGTATTTTATTAACGGCCGGTAGGCCCATCATTACGACTTGGGGAGGGATGGTTTCGGTGCCGCCAGCAGGGTGCCCAATCAGCACCAGCTTTTTTACTCGTTGGGGGTAGATGCCTGCAAAATTCACACTGAATAATCCACCCATGGAATGCCCTACTATATGTGCACTATCTAATTTTAGAGCATCCATAAAAGAACGGATGAACGCAGCGCCGTGTTTAGTTAGGTCCACTTCACCATAGATAAAATTATCAGTTAATCCACTTCCAGGGCGATCCAAAACATATATGTGATAGGACTTAGCGAGTTCATCCATAATGGTATACCACTGAGATGCATAACCGCCTCCTCCGTGGATCAAAATTAGAGGTTCGCCCTCCCCCATTTCGTAATAGTGGACACGCTTAACAGGTCCTTGGGTATTTACAAAATGAGATTGAGGGTCAATGCCAATTTCTTCAAATAATGCATGGCTAGTTTGTATGTAGGCAGCGGTGCTGGTTTCAGTGAATTTTTTGTCTAATGTTAGCCCCCATACAATAAGAATGAGTATCGCTCCCAACACTAGCAAAAGTATTTTAATCCATAGTTTCATGTTAGCTCCTAGCAATTTAGATAAGCCATAAAAAGGCACAGCGTATTTTCAAGGAATTAATGTTCTCACTAATCTACCCTCATTAATGTACTCTCATTAAAGTACTCTGACCCCATTATTTATGGCCCGACATTTTAATACCAGTGAAGCAACTTCATTAGGAATGTTGTTCTTCAATACATTCGAAGGTAACTGTAAAACAAAGGTAAACCTAGCTAATGGTAGTGGGATTTTAAATATCAGCAAAGGCGATACAACACTTTGTATGCTGCTCTTTAGATCACTCAATTCAAGAGCCTTTTAAAGTACTCTGACCCCATTTCTCACTTTAATGAAGTAATATCTTGCCCCGAATGATAGTATCTTATTGTCTTATCGACATTAAGCGGTTGTTATTAAAAGGATAAAGGCTGTCAGGAATGAACATATTAATACTGGGAACATCCAATTCTATTTTGAAAAATGGTTATGTTAGTGGCTTGAAAAGAGCACTCCCTAATGCGTCATGGACCAGCTTATCTTCAGGTGCTTCACCAGGCATACAGTTTTCTAAATATGCCAAGATGGACTTCACTAGCTATGATTTAGTGGTGCTGGATTCTGTACCAAATGATGAACAATATGCATTACAAACGCCGGGTTACTCTTATAGCAATCAAAATAAGCGTATTCTGCTTGAAGTCGTTTCAACCATCTCCTCGCAAACCAAACTAATTGTTCTAGGAATTGCGATTCGCGATTTCTTTGCAAAGCCATCCGCTATTTATACTGACAGAGAAAACCTTGCCAATAACATGGGCGCTCAGTTTATCGATTTTTCATCGCTGCTTAAGGTTTATCAATATTTATATGACGACGTGTATTCGAATCACCCCGCACACCCTAAAGATGAAATATCAAATAAAATAGGTTATTACCTAGGTGTGGCTATTAGTCATCACTATGATCACATAACAAACGGAGCTGAGTGTGTAGATTACAGTAAGAACTTTGAGATAGTTTCAACCCATCTTAATGAAGGCGAAATAAGAAACTATAAAAATTCATTAACTGAAGCACAATATCTGGAGTGTGAAAAAGGCCACACTGTGTCGATATCCACACAAAAGAAGTTAATTGGCTTTTTTGTAAACGGGTTTCAAACAAATACGTTCATTCAACTTACGGCCGACAACGGTGCAGTTCTCACCGTTCCGTTACTCTATAAACGAATGGAAAAGGGTTTTCTCAACCTATTTGCTCCCTTAGCGACATTTCAAACAATTAAAACGTTAACGGTGGTTGATCAATATGAGGGGGTTCTTCAATTTAAGCCAAGAATGACAACAGGAAAAAGAGATATCCACACGCCAAAATTGCAATTAGGCAGCTTTATTCATTGGGACAGTGAAGACGAAAGCAACTTAACCGCATATAACAAAGTGAGTAACTCCAATCATTTAGTGCTAAGTGATACTGTAAAAAACAGCGTTACAGATGAAGTATTGAAGGCTATACAGGCTTCATACACACAAAGTTCCGGATTGACCAAAATACGATACTTTTTCAAATTACTCCGTTTTAAACACCGGTTTAAGGTCACTTCACTGAAATAATGGGGTCAGAGTACTTTTTAATTAACTCTGACCCCATTATTCTCAACTTGTCGGCATAGTAAATAGTTGAAATCTATTTTATAGTGAATCTCAGATTAAGCGTGGTTATTGGTTAAGGAAATAATGGACACCGCCAAAAAAGGACAGTTGATTGTTGTGGGCACAGGGATTAGTGTGGCAGGGCAAATGACATTAGCTGCAAAAAGCCACATCGAAAACGCTGACATCGTCTTCATGGGTATCATGAATAAAGTTGGCGAACATGCTGTCAAAAACCTCAATCCTAACAGTATTTCATTGGATGACCTCTACCAAGAGGGTAAATCACGTGCTGTCACTTATGACCAAATGGCCGACCGTATTGTGCAGGCTGTATCTGATGGACACAAAGTATGCGTGGCATTCTATGGCCACCCCGGCGTTTTCGTCACTCCTTCTCACGAGGCTATTCGCAGGGTAAGAGAGCTTGGTCTTAACGCTCAAATGCTGCCGGGCGTGTCAGCGGAAGATTGTTTAATTGCTGACTTAGGCATAGACCCATCGCGCTTTGGCTGTCAGTCTTATGAAGCCACGCAATTTTTGTTTCGCGATTACCGCATCGACCCTTATATGACGCAAATCATATGGCAAATAGGCTTAGCGGGAGAAGCATCGTTAAGCGTGCTAGATGCCACGCACAATCAGCCAGGACTTGTGATGTTGGCAGATATCCTGCGCGAGCATTACCCCGACAATCATGAGCTTATTATCTACGAAGCGGCAACCTTGCCTATCTGCGAGCCCAAAATTCAAAAGATTCTGCTTAGCGAGTTAACGCTCGCCAAACTTACATTGATTTCCACTCTGGTTGTTCCGTCGCTAGGCTTGCCAGAGTACCGACAGGACCGTTTAGCCAAGTTAGGTTTAACGGAACAACAAGTGATTAATTATAGAAACCCAAGCATAAACTAACAGGAAATAAAAATGGCAAAATCGATAGTAGACTTCTTAGTAGAATTAGACACAAACAGTAAATTGATGGAAGCGTATAAAAAAGATCCCGTAGGAATTGCTGCCGACTATGGCCTATCGGATGAAGAACTAAAACTGATTGAAAACAAAGATTGGGACGAAGTAGCAAAACGCTTTGACGATACAAGTAAAGCCATTCGTGTTGTTAACTATTAGTTGAAACACTGCAGTCAATGATGCGATGTATCTGCCGTAACATAAATGCCATCTTTTTTCTGGTGGCATTGCCCCTGCTCGCCTTTCAGGCGCTAGCAGATACCGCTTCCTATCCCCTCAGTTTACTAGACGGGCTAAGAGATCGAATTCGCGAAAACGACTCCTCGGTTGACGACACACTTTCAAAGTTAGAAGACTTCTTTGTCAACAACACCAACGACTTTGAACAGGCGCGCTATTTAAACCTAAAATCCTACCACCACATTCTAAAACAGAATTACCTGGCAGGTTACGAACTCCTTCTAGAGGCTCGTGAGTTTGCAAATGCCAGCAATAACATACTGGCTCTAGCCGAATCCTATCGATTAGAAGGATTAATTTTAGATTTCTCTGGCGAGCACGCGAATGCGTTAGAAGCATTAAACCGCTCTTTGGAACTATACAATAAAGTGCAAAGTTCGAGGGTATTGCTGGTATACAGTGGTATGGGGAATGTCTACATGTCGCTGAAAGACTATGAACAAATGTTGACGTTCGGACAGCAATACCTGTCTACCGCCCAACGTTTTCATAGCCGTCAAGATGAAGGTATTGCGTATTTTTTCCAGGGATACACACAAAAGAGGTTGGGAAACTACCAAGAAGCCAAAGTTAACTTATTACTTGCCGACAACCTGTTAAGCGAGGTTCAGTATCCCTTTATGGGCATTGTTTATAGTGCCATGGCAGACCTTCACATTGCTCAGGGCAATTTAAACGAGGCATTGAAAAAGCTAAATCAAGCAGCCGAAGTAGATCGTCAAGTTGGCTTTCGGTACAACGAAGGCACTTACCTACTTCAACTAGCCGAGATATATAGGCAGAGAGGTGAGAACGAACTCGCCATTGCGGAACTAGAAGCCGGGCTAAATAAAACGGCTATTCAAAACGACAAAGTCGTACTTTTAGACCTGCTAGAACAGTTGATTACTCTCTATGAAGCGGCAGATAATTATCGCATGGCACTCAACTATGCAAAGCAATATAGAGAAGTGTATACACAAAGTTTCAACGAACAACAGTCAAGACTGCTGGCATTGAATCGCGTACGTCTAGCGATATCCGAAAAAGAAGAAACGATAGAGTTGCTGGAAAAAGACAACCAGCTAAAAGAGCAGCGCAATCTCATTCAACAAAAGCAAAACACTTTCCAGCTGTATTTTATCGGATGCGTTATTTTGTCTTTGGTATTAGTTATTGGCCTTTTAATGCGCACCAGGCAACAGCGTAAAGCGCTGGATAATCTTACGCAAGATTTGCAAAAAGCCACCAAAGCTAAGTCTGACTTTCTTGCTCGTATGAGCCATGAAATACGTACGCCATTAAATGCTATTATCGGTCTTACCAAGCTTTCACAGCGTGCTGCAGAAAATCAAGAGCAGCAAACCAACCTTATACAAATAGAAGGGGCATCGCAAACGCTCCTCGCCATCATCAAAGATATTCTAGACTTTTCAAAAATCGAAGCCGGAAAGTTAGATATAGAGTCGACCCAATTTAATTTAGATGCCTTGGTGAATCAGACCATTCGTCTTCATTTAGCCCGCGCGGATGAAAAGCACATAGAGCTCATTCAACACATTGCCAGAGATGTGCCGCATAACTTAGTTGGCGACCCCCTGCGAATTCAACAAGTATTAAGTAATTTGCTAAGTAACGCGTTAAAGTTTACGGAAGATGGGCTAGTTTCCGTGAGCGTGAGATGTACAAAAGAAGAACAAAATATTCAGCTTGAATTTGAAGTCAAAGACACGGGAATAGGCTTGAGTAGTAAACAAAAAGCCAAACTGTTCAAGCCCTTTAACCAAGGTGACGAGTCTATCTCACGTCGCTTCGGTGGTACCGGCTTGGGGCTGGCAATTTGTAAGCAGCTCACCACTTTAATGGGTGGAGACATCTGGGTAGAAAGCCAACTAGGAAAAGGCGCAAGTTTTCATTTCACGGTTAATGTGAAGCAAGATCCTGCGCAGCAGATTGTCTCACCATCTATGCAACTGTCAGCGCTTAAGGTGCTGATTGCTGATGACATCAGTATGTCTCGCGAAGCTATTACCGAAGCCTTATCCATGGCGAATATTCACGCCGACAAAGCCACCGGCGGTAAAGAAGCGGTGACGAGAGTGCGTGAGGCCGTCACCAGTAACCACCCCTATGATGTTCTTATATTAGACTGGAATATGCCCGATATAGATGGTTTGGAAGTGGCTGCCATCATTAACCAGGAGTTTCCAAATAAACAGCCAAAGGTGATTATGCTTTATGCCTTTGAGTCGCCACATATGCGTGAACAAGCGAACCAACTAGGCATTCACACCTTTATTAAAAAGCCTTTTGGTAGCAGCGACTTAGTCAACAAGCTTCAAGAGCTCTGCCTTACGGTGAAGAGTAATGTAAAAGCAGCAGACACTATTCAGGTACCCGATCTCACTGGCATAAAAATTCTATTTGCCGAAGATAACGCACTGAATCAGAAGGTAGCACTGGGTTTGTTAACCGATACTCATGCTACCATTAGCGTTGTCAATAATGGGTTAGAGGCGTTAAAGGCGCTACGCGAAGATAGCACATTCGATGTGGTATTGATGGATATTCAGATGCCCATCATGGATGGTTTAACCGCAGCAAAACGCATTCGCGAAGAATTGAAACTCACTCTTCCAATTATTGCGATGACCGCCCACGCTATGCAGCAAGATATAGATAAGAGCCATGCGGCAGGAATGGATGGGCATATCAATAAGCCTGTGGACCCAAATCGATTTTTCGATGTGCTCGTTGAAGTGCTAAACGATCAAAAGTTACATTCAATACCCAGCAACGAAGCGCCATTAGGTTTAGCCTCTTCTGATGCGTTTGTGCCTAATTCCCTTAGCTTTATTGATAAAAAGCAAGCGATGCAGGCATTGCTAAATGATGAATCCCTGTATACAGAATTGACTAACGACTTTGTAGCACTCGGCCCCGAATTACATGCGCTTCGCACTGCCATTGACGAAAAAGATTTCTCGTCAATATTAAGGATTGCACATATTTACACTACAGCGCTTAAATACATCGGGGCTTATGGGTTAGCTGAGCTTGCGAGGTCAATAGAGTTAACCATCCAACAAAACGAACAAGACAAGGTTGAAGGCTTTTTCGTGCAGTTAAATCTATTACATAGCGAGCTCACTAAAATGAACGCAAAATTCGAGCAACAAAGATAGCACTAAACTCATCACCCCACACAAGCAACAAAGCCTAAAGCGTTAGCCTTCCATTAGAGATAAGCCCCCAAATAACCCCCGCAAAGCCACTGCCAATACCCAGCACTAAACATGCATAATTCAACACCTTCATAGAACCAGTGGTTTTCCTTTTTGCTTTACCACTTTCATTGAATTCTGCATTTTCGTGAAGAAAAGCCATGTTTCTTATCATCAACACGAATAAACCAAAAGCAAATATGGTGTAAGTCACCACCGGCGCCACCCAATCAAGAGTGAGTTCATATGCGGCGGTAATAACCAGCCCCCAAAGTAAAACCCAGGCTATAAGTTCGTTTCGATAGCGCTTCATAGTGCGTTTGCTGTCTTTGTTAGGCAAGTTTGACAGCGCCGTCTTCGACGACCACATGATTACCAATACGGCCATAAATGCACCGATGAGCGACCCGCCCAATATACTTAACGCTTTCAACCAGAAACTGCTTCCCGCTTTGCTTCCCGCCGATACCGACGTTAGGCTGCCTGATACCATAGCAGCGGCAACAGGCCCGCTTGGGGTGATTAACCCCAGCACCACAGCGCTAAAACCAATACTGGGGGCTGTACTGTAAATAGCACTACCTACGTGCTTTAGCATCTCACTTTTCAAAGCAACCCGCGCACGTGAGAGCTTTTTTCGTACGGAGGATTCAGTGAGGTTCAGCAATTGTGCCACCTGTTTGCTGGATTGCTCTTCACGGTAGTAAAGCAGTACTATTTCTCTACTCTCCTCAGAAAGCTGGTCGATAAATTGTGCAACTAGACGCTTGTGTTGTTCTTGACTAAGTTTTTCATATTGCACGTCGTTGGCAGTCGCCATTTGCGCTAACAGTAAAGTGGCTTCATCGGAATCTACGCGGGCGTTAACTCTGTTGTCTCTAAGGAAATTCAACGCCGCATATCGCGTGGTTTGCCTGAGCCAAGGCAAGAAACTTTCCGGCTTTTTCAATTGCTTCAAATTTTGCCATACACTTACGAACACTTGCTGAGCTATTTCTTCGCTATCATCCACATCTTTCACAATTGCTAGCGCAATGGTACTTACCAAATTCTGTGAACGACGAATAATACGCTCGTAGGCTTGCTGATCGCCCTGTTGAGCCAAGATAATGTCGGCACTCTCGGCGTGTGCTATCTGAGCATTCAACATCCCTATTTCTCCAAAAATGAGCGAATTTGATTCACTAACCATGTCGGTTGGTCGTACATAATGAAATGCCGCGCTTCTGTGTTCATAACCACTTTAGCATTCTTTACATCAACAAATTGTTGTTCATATAAATACTGTGCGTGCTGGTATTGAGCATCATCACTAAAGCCTCCCGATGCGCCCAACATGAGTATAGGGGTTTGGCTGTGTTTAAGAGGCTGCCTGAGATCTCTTGTCATGACTTCATACATGGCATTTCCAGCCGTTGGCGGGTGAGAGTCTTTTGCCATTTCGATGATGCGAGCTTGATCATCAGGCGCTGTGGCTTGAATAAAAATACCGCGTTTTGTTTGCTCTGCCAATTGGTCAGGCTTCATTGCACTAAACATAGCCTTAAATGCTTGGGCTTGCGGCTCAAGTTGGCTTACTTCAGTATCGTTACTACGCGTAAAAACAGGCCCAATAAATGGCAAGCCATCTATTGATACCACTTTCCCAATTATCTCTTCATGCTCTGCAGCAAGGGTTAACGCTATTAACCCTCCCATGCTATGCCCAACGACATGAGGCTTGCTTAGCTTGTTGACTGCAATATAATCGCGAAGCTCCTTTATTAACGTGTCGAAATTAAATTCCCCGTTTTGAGGCGTGCCCCCAAAGCCTTTTATCGCAACAATATGAACATCAAACTGCGAATTAAAATGTTCTGTAATCCCCTCGTAAACCGACGCGTTCGACATCAAACCAGGGATAAAGATAATCGCTTTTTTATTCGTATTACTTGCGTGCTGTTCAACAATAGCAGTGCCTAGATTTGTAATACGCTCATCACTGGGAGTGATCATAGTTTTGGCTTGTAACGCAGTTGGTATTACCACGCCTAAAATTAGCATAAACA is from Alteromonas australica and encodes:
- a CDS encoding response regulator; its protein translation is MMRCICRNINAIFFLVALPLLAFQALADTASYPLSLLDGLRDRIRENDSSVDDTLSKLEDFFVNNTNDFEQARYLNLKSYHHILKQNYLAGYELLLEAREFANASNNILALAESYRLEGLILDFSGEHANALEALNRSLELYNKVQSSRVLLVYSGMGNVYMSLKDYEQMLTFGQQYLSTAQRFHSRQDEGIAYFFQGYTQKRLGNYQEAKVNLLLADNLLSEVQYPFMGIVYSAMADLHIAQGNLNEALKKLNQAAEVDRQVGFRYNEGTYLLQLAEIYRQRGENELAIAELEAGLNKTAIQNDKVVLLDLLEQLITLYEAADNYRMALNYAKQYREVYTQSFNEQQSRLLALNRVRLAISEKEETIELLEKDNQLKEQRNLIQQKQNTFQLYFIGCVILSLVLVIGLLMRTRQQRKALDNLTQDLQKATKAKSDFLARMSHEIRTPLNAIIGLTKLSQRAAENQEQQTNLIQIEGASQTLLAIIKDILDFSKIEAGKLDIESTQFNLDALVNQTIRLHLARADEKHIELIQHIARDVPHNLVGDPLRIQQVLSNLLSNALKFTEDGLVSVSVRCTKEEQNIQLEFEVKDTGIGLSSKQKAKLFKPFNQGDESISRRFGGTGLGLAICKQLTTLMGGDIWVESQLGKGASFHFTVNVKQDPAQQIVSPSMQLSALKVLIADDISMSREAITEALSMANIHADKATGGKEAVTRVREAVTSNHPYDVLILDWNMPDIDGLEVAAIINQEFPNKQPKVIMLYAFESPHMREQANQLGIHTFIKKPFGSSDLVNKLQELCLTVKSNVKAADTIQVPDLTGIKILFAEDNALNQKVALGLLTDTHATISVVNNGLEALKALREDSTFDVVLMDIQMPIMDGLTAAKRIREELKLTLPIIAMTAHAMQQDIDKSHAAGMDGHINKPVDPNRFFDVLVEVLNDQKLHSIPSNEAPLGLASSDAFVPNSLSFIDKKQAMQALLNDESLYTELTNDFVALGPELHALRTAIDEKDFSSILRIAHIYTTALKYIGAYGLAELARSIELTIQQNEQDKVEGFFVQLNLLHSELTKMNAKFEQQR
- a CDS encoding RNA polymerase sigma factor, which encodes MLNAQIAHAESADIILAQQGDQQAYERIIRRSQNLVSTIALAIVKDVDDSEEIAQQVFVSVWQNLKQLKKPESFLPWLRQTTRYAALNFLRDNRVNARVDSDEATLLLAQMATANDVQYEKLSQEQHKRLVAQFIDQLSEESREIVLLYYREEQSSKQVAQLLNLTESSVRKKLSRARVALKSEMLKHVGSAIYSTAPSIGFSAVVLGLITPSGPVAAAMVSGSLTSVSAGSKAGSSFWLKALSILGGSLIGAFMAVLVIMWSSKTALSNLPNKDSKRTMKRYRNELIAWVLLWGLVITAAYELTLDWVAPVVTYTIFAFGLFVLMIRNMAFLHENAEFNESGKAKRKTTGSMKVLNYACLVLGIGSGFAGVIWGLISNGRLTL
- a CDS encoding alpha/beta fold hydrolase, with amino-acid sequence MKRVLHVSKWLLQGLKRTTLVQSTGFWQKFAVFMLILGVVIPTALQAKTMITPSDERITNLGTAIVEQHASNTNKKAIIFIPGLMSNASVYEGITEHFNSQFDVHIVAIKGFGGTPQNGEFNFDTLIKELRDYIAVNKLSKPHVVGHSMGGLIALTLAAEHEEIIGKVVSIDGLPFIGPVFTRSNDTEVSQLEPQAQAFKAMFSAMKPDQLAEQTKRGIFIQATAPDDQARIIEMAKDSHPPTAGNAMYEVMTRDLRQPLKHSQTPILMLGASGGFSDDAQYQHAQYLYEQQFVDVKNAKVVMNTEARHFIMYDQPTWLVNQIRSFLEK